The genomic segment ACCAACACCTGCTGCTCTACATCCAGTCGCATTACCAGCTGGAGCTGCAGGACTGCATCGACTGGACTCACGTCACAGATCCACTTATCGGTCAGACTTACAagtacaaatgcacacacagatcCAGATAAAGATATAAAAGTAATGATGGCTAAATTAAATTGACCTAGTTTAGTGTTCGGATCCTGATATTGTGCATACTGGTCCACTCTCAAAGCACAATCGTTATAAATAccacctgtgcttttcctacAATGACAAGTCAAAATGACTTCTGTTTTAGGCAatatagttttttgtttttattggacACAACACTAGACTTTTACAACTGATATTAAAATGTGCTCTGTGTTGTGACTCACTCTCCACATAATAAGTGTGAGCTACAGCTGCAGAATTGATTCAACATTAATCTTGTACACGAATCTTGCTTTGTGCAATTAAATAAGCATGACAAACTACtatattgacatttaaaatgcatgttttactTGTAGAAAACTTTGGTGCACGTCACATCAAGCACTTCTTAAACTAATAGGAAGCCACCAGGTAGAAGTTGAGATGTTTTGGGTTCACTGGTGGGAAGTCATAATGTGCTACACATGCACCCCTGTAGCCTCTGCAAACATATTCCTGAATGTTACATCTGCAGTccatggaaaaagaaaaaaaaaacatcttaagcTGCAGTATGATCAATGCATCAAGTCCAAGAAAAATAATGCTGCCAGTGTTACTTGACTGAATGCGCATCCTTGtccatgattaattaattacagcaATGTTTTATAGTATCGCAAGACATTAAAAGTAAAAGCAGccctgttgatttattttttggtacAATTTTATTTAGATTGTCCACTAGGAGCTGCACTGtcataaaaagtcttgttttgatTTGCACATTATAATTATGATCTCCATATTAATTCAAATcaaaattttggacaattttgacaATTATGCAGTTGTCAGTGATCAGACATCAGTGATTCTCTACACTATGCAAAGGTAACAGACAGATGAAGAGGTGTCAGTTCAGTGGATTGTCAGAAAATACAAAGACAGGTGTAGTGTCACCCACCGTGGTGATACTGTACAACCTGCACTCCTCCAACACTTAAGAGGGgcttgtctttttctttgtagTTGGATACtacaaacatttttgcaaatgCCCTGCATGGATTAAATTTACACAGACAAGATCTAAGATATCAGAGCCACTACACCTCTGACTGTTAGCCTAATATGTCTGTGTTATCTCAAAAATATCACCAATAAACAGTCCCAACATAAACAACGCACTTTGTGTATAAACATCGTTGAGACAGAGAAACCGTGTATCAAGTAATGCGAGACTCTGCTGCTCTTCTCCTAACACTTTGCTGGAATGTAAGCTCTGCTAAGTTCATTTGTTACGTAACTCTAAGTCATTTCGGGTAAGTGCATCAGCTAAATGCTTgaaacgtttaaaaaaaaatgcattgtgTAATTGTTCTGAACAGGCCGAAAGAAACCCGTGTCAGCCACCCCCAAAGAGATGGAGTGGGCACAGATGGCCTGTCATCGCTGTCTGGTCTACCTTGGAGATCTAGGTAATAATATGATAATAGAATATGTAATGAATTCAGCTTTCTACCCAGCTTGTGGAAGTGTGAGACAGCATATGTGTGTCATTCAGTGTGGGAAAATTTGGCTTAGTTATATAGAATAATTGGCAGGAGGCTGTTCACACTTATGTGATCAGAGACACTGGTGTATTGCTTCGAGCATTATTTTCTGCTGTTGTATTATTTGAATTGTGCTTGCTGTCTTCGCCATTGTAGATGTATGTTTACGTTACATAatgacattttataaataaatgatgctATGAACATTTTCTGCCACAGTCCTGTAGCTGTATGGATTTAATTTCTTGCGTGTGTGcgtctttattttttgatgttatttttaaatgtttcctcTTCAGCACGCTACCAGAACGAACTTGCAGGAGTGGAGGCTGAGCAGCTGGCAGAGAGGTTTTACCATCAGGCCCTGTCTGTTATGCCTCACGTAGGTGAGTAACTGTAATGTAGAATGTATATAAAAACACTCTGTTACGCTGCTTTTTGTTCGGTTTTCCACAACATATTTAAAGGCAAAGAGGTAGGATTGTTAGGTTTCTAAGAAGGTGAGttaaagctttttgtttttttgtagactgaataacaaaaatgttaaatccaATGGTTCAGTATTAATTCTACCTTTACTGCTGTCATGTTATTGTGTGGAATTGCCAAGAGTTGAATCAGAACATTAATGCCACTTTTATGTCCTATATGGTAAATAATTTGGGCAGACCCAGCAGCTGTTTAACTTATCTTCGCACAAAGGCTGAAAATGTGGATAGACTGCTCATCTGGCTGTGTCTAAATGTAgcaaaaatgtccaacttttGCTTGCTGACATGCACAGTTAATTTAAAAGCAACTAGGGGCTACTGAATACCTGCTGTACAGAGTAATACCATTCCTATTTCTGCTTGAAATGTATTGATTCCTAAATAATAATGGAATATTTCATGGAAAGCTGCATAATTACAGTTATTTTGTTTCATCATATTGGCTTGTGTCACTGTTATACTTGGGCAGGacatattcatttttacagttttgacaaTAAATATGAACTAATGATTTTAAGAGCATATCACATCAACTCATATATGTtaacctgtttttgtttttattttattttcttttgcttttcgTCCTTCGATCTGTCTGCAGGAATGCCTTTTAATCAACTGGGCACACTTGCAGGCAGCAAGTTCTATAATGTCGAAGCCACATACTACTACCTACGCTGGTAAGAGAGATTTTTATGTTACAAGACATATTATAAGTTTAACCCGTTGTTGTTTAGTTAGTCTTaacagatgttttatttatgctaAGCATCCAATCAGATGCCCCTTTCGAGGGTGCCTATGGCAACCTCAAGCGCCTGTTTGACAAAGCAGCCAAGATGTACCACCAAGTGAAGAAGCAGGAAATGAAAAAGCTGTCTCCATCACGGCAAAGGTGAGGACCTTTTGAAACTGGAGAAATTGTTCATACTCTTCAGCTGTTAATACAATGTTTTACAACAAATTTCCGGTTCATTTTAATCTCTGGGGTTCATTATGAGTGTTGTATTTTGTGGTGGTTGTTCTGGCCTTTGTCAGTTTTTATGGCCTCACTTCTGTTGGTTCATAATTTAAGTGATGTTACTAAAGATCTTCACTgtcttactttttaaaaaatctaccTGAAATAAAGaaagtgttttcattttattctgctCAACGTCCCCTAGCAATTTTAATCTAGTCCCAGTTGACTGCTATGGATTCACATAATTAACGACGTGTGTGTTCGCCGTCTCAATCACAAAGGCGCTCTAACCTCTGGTGGGATAAAGCAGCATCTCTCTgcagatgagatgagatgattGATGATCCCTGTGGGGTAATTAGTTTGTTGAATGCAACAAAAGTAACAGGATTCAGTTGGAAGAAAAGGCAAATATAAACGCAAGTGAAGAATGTTAAATAAGCACTTCAGAGGCCAGTGCTTGGTGCCTCTGGAAATGCAAATAAGCTTAACAAATTCTTTTGCCACCTGGACTGAAAACAATGCTACTTCTGTTTCATTGACTTGTATAATTGCTGACCAGTTTTGTACTATATCAGTTTCCTCCTTTACATTTAGACCTGTGCAATGCAATGCGGTGCAGACACTCAGTTTTTGGTAATATTGTTGGAAATTCCCATATTTACTTTTGTGTTCATTACTGAGCTCAtggttaaatatttatttaacataTTGTACTGGACAGAGAGAGGTCTCTTAAATAACCACAGTTTCAATTACGATGTTTTTGCCGCAGTTTACCGCGTACTCTGAAGTAGTGAATAGATTCTTTATTGTCGTTATGTTTGACCTATAATCAATCATTGGCATTATTTTCTGCAGATCCAAAGACATTAAGCGCCTCCTGGTGAGCTTCATGTACCTCCAGAGCCTGCTGCAGCCCAAGAACAGGTTAGCGTTTGTGCTTCACTCTGCTACTTATCATGGATCACATTGTTTCAGAATCAAAGTCTGCAGCGgtttactttatttccattccTTCCTATTTCATATGTCTGTAGTAGGACTGTATTCTCTAGGTCAGATGGTTCATTGTTTGGTTTATATGCACACTGGTCTGCTCTAAAGCTGTTATCATATCAGTATGAAGTACCTAGAttcaaatgatgtaaaatgctGCAGTTGCTATCTTACTATGTTAGTTCATGATTTACTTAAGCTAATAAGGCTAGCAGGTGAAGTGCACTGTGGCTGATTTAGTTCAACAGATGATAACGTGCAGGTTATATTCCACCCAACAACTCGACTGGTTGAAGACTAGTTCAAAATTCAGTTGATCAAGATTTTCTTCCGTTAACTTGCGATTAAACTCAGTTTTTCCAGGCATTCACAGAACAAACATGATGATTTCTAGCAGTTTTTGCTGCCACTTTAGTGCAGCAAACAGGAATCATCCCTTCATTTATTCTGTCTTTTGCTTGCCCTCCTCTGTTTGCAGTCTGATGGAGACGGAGCTGACCTCGCTGTGCCAGTCGGTGCTGGAGGACTTCAACCTGGTCCTGTTCTACCTGCCACCGCCAACACATGGTGCTGCTCACCACTCACCCagtgaggaagatgaggagcagcagcagcaacagcagcagcacactgaCAGCTCCTGTCCTGTGCTGCCTGACACCCTCATCTTCAAGATGGTGGTCACATGTCTGATGGTGGTGCACAGCCTTAAGAGAGGAGGTTGGTTTGTATAGCATTAGTGCTGTTGtgtattttactattttaagCTTCTAACATGATTTGTCTGGGTGGTTCTAACAGTAACACAGAACAGTTTTCATTTATGTCCTTTTTAAAATGGTAGTTAAAATTTCAATATGATCCTCAGAGGGCCTGGTTATCGAAATCAGATGCAGATTAGAGTAATTAGTAGAAGAGGCAGAAGACAACAGCCAGCCACAGTTTGGTTTTGTGGGTTGCTGGGCATATAAGTAACCGCTACATCTGTCCAAGGCTCTTGTGATCATTTGAAGATATGTAATGGATTCCCTTTCAAGCGGAAATGTGGATTCTAACTTCCAGTTTTAATAATGTACGTACTTTGATAAGTTATGTTTaggagctttatttgtattgtagTAAATGTTTGTGTCTTGTGTCCTTAGGATCAAAGCAGTACAGTGCGTCTATAGCTTTTACTCTGGCCCTCTTCTCTCACCTTGTGAACCACGTCAACATCAGACTTCAGGCTGAACTGGAGGAAGCAGAGAGCCAGGTGCCTCCACTTCacactgatgctgcaggtgAGAGACAAAACTTTTCATGtatttaaaaagaggaaaaggcaTATAAGTGCAAATTATCGACACAGCACAGAGAATGTCTCAGCCACCGTCAGCTTTGTAGACGAATCTTTCAGGATCAATTTCTCCTAATCAGCCACATCTTACAGGATTTAAGGCCTGTTTTGTGGTTGAAAGTGAACATCTTTTGGGAGAGCAATATGTGAAGTGTCTGCCTTAATACCATGCATTTACCTCCTTATGACTTAACATCGCTTGATGTCAGGAGCAATCTTGAGTtgatcacatttattcattttttccgATTTTATCTTACAGTAATAACCCACTGgagaacatttacattttttaaaatagaaatatgtTGTTAGAAATGAAATATCTTTGACAAACAACCTGAATGAACAAAAGACGGACAGTAAATGTTTCTTCTCTTATCTAGACGACCTGGACACGAGGGATTCATCAGCTCCACTGACTGATCCGTCAAATGAAAGGCCTCTGCAGAATGGATCCCTGGAgcaagaggatgaggaggaaaagGATGAAGATGGCTGCGAGAGGGTTGGCACCAAAAAGCATACCAGTGTGGAAGAACAGCACAAGATGGAGGAAGAGAAAcagaggcagaagaagaaatacACCCGCCTTTCTCGACTCCGCCGCCGCCGCTGTGCTCGCAAAGATGCCCGAGGAGAAGATGAAAGCGACCTGAGCGAAGGCTTCGAGAGcgaagatgatgaagaggaagatgaagagaggaggagCCGTACTGATTCAACAAGTGGGACCACGACGGAAACCCCACTGAATCCTTCATCTGTCAGGAAAGAATCTAAGAGAGACCCCTTGGGTGAGGAGGGCAGCTGGGGAAGTGgctcagaggaagaagaggaagaaggcgGAACAGCATTTGATGTGGAGACCGATTCGGACATGAACAGCCAGGAGTCCCGCTCAGACCTGGAAGACATTGAGGACACGGAAAACTCTGACAACTTGGAGGGTCAGGCTCGGGAGCACCAggatgaagaggaagatgaagacCAACCAAAGGAAGACGGAGGAGAGAGGGATGGTGACACCCCACCAACCACCAACGGGCCCCTTGCACCCAGCGACTCCAGCATCAGCAGCAACCTCCAAGCCATGTCTTCTCAACTCTTTCAGGCAAAGCGCTGCTTCCGCTTGGCGCCGACCTTCAGCAACATGCTGTTAAGGCCTCAAGCCTCCTCTTCTTCGGGTATTCCCACGCCTACTGACACCTCTGCTCCTCCCTCCCAGgagactcctcctcctcctggggATTCATCCTGTGACATGAACCCTGGTACGGCCAATGGAACCAATGAAAATGGTAATTTGCATTTATGATTTTATTGTATGCTCTTTACCaacatatttaaacattttcttgtcttttttttctttgaaaatttaTTCTTAAAGAATTGGAAATGTAATTTTAGTTTGAagtcaaagttttattttggctcagtttttgttttgccaCATTCTCCAGACCTGGACTCTGATTCGGAGGGCAGCCAACACAGCACTCAGTCAGTACATAGTGAAAAAACTCTGTTGGAGAAGCTGGAGATCCTGACCAATCAGGGCTTAATCCAGGTGGTGAAGGTCTTCATTGATTGGCTAAGGACAAACACTGATATTATCCTAATGTGTGCACAGGTGAGGCAACAGATTTTCCTGCTTTCTCTATGAAACATGGACTTTTTAGTCTAAGTATGTTTCACAAACTGATCAGCGTTTCTCTCTGCAGAGTTCTCAAAGCCTGTGGAACCGACTGTCTGTGCTGCTCAACCTGCTACCAGATGGCAGCAAGATGCTCGAGGCTGGTAAGTTACTGCTAGACTGCGCTGCATAGAGATTTGTACTTGTCACAACAGCAGCCGAGGCTTTTTTGTGCCCCTGGGTTCACACATActgaaatgtcagatttgtttATATCTTTAGGCAcaaaatgaagattttttttcgaTGTTCTTTGCCAAATTATCTCGTAAATAACTGTTTTCTCAGAGTCAGCCTGTCTCGAAATCTGATTCAGCAAACTGTCATGAACACAAACTGAGTCAGTTTTGGTAGTTTGGCTGTTCGCTTGCAGACAACATGAGCTCCTACACCTGAATGGGATTTCAGGTTTACACTCTTACAATGTCATGTGTAACTGAAACATAAAGTTCGACTCTGAGGAAGCTGTGGAAGTGCACAACTATAATAGGACAACTGCTGAACTGTAAAAGCTGGCAGATATTTCAAGAGTatcttaaatataaaaaatatgtatgtaAATTACAAACCCTTGTTTCTTAACTATCTAAACTCCGGGCaggttttcagcattttttttgtttgctccaGTCATATTTTTCCCTCACTGTGGTCTTATTTTTCcttgcaatataaagtcctgaaaCTCTATAGAAACAGGACAACCTTGGCTAGAAGGaaagaaaactcagaaatgtcttctgtgcagtatgacacagtaattccacaaatcaataaaacgtaaagtttctttaaatatttattttacacaaaaaaatgaataatactATCATTATGaacaacattttcacaaatgCATTTAGGTGTTAACAATGTAGTATATCTGACGGTTTGCTCCTTTGCATTCTGGTTTTGAACagtgctgcattcattttatcattcaagtatgttttattgtcttctcagtctcctctctgctgcatgaatacggcctgcagttcagctgaaaattcaCAGAATTTGGTCGCAGTCGTGGCTTTACATGATCTGGCAGAAAATTTTGAATGAGAGAggcagaaaaatatgttttttattttcttttttagccGTATGTCACAGTTGATTCATTCAAGGAgtgttgcaaaaataaaaatcccgaactttttagtttttttttaaatatatatattttttaaactttgcatGCAAAGTGCCAAGAAACAATTCTTGCAAAATGAGATCTGAAGGAAACTGGGGAATATTATGTGTCTGTGCAGTAATGATGTATTTCTTCATCTTAGCTGTTTTTGTGGTATTAGATTTGTCCACATCCCTAAGCTGTGATCTCATCCCTGTACTGTACTGCCACAAACAGTGCCAGTGCTCAGCTGTCTCACTCCCTGCgtgatgtatttttttacacTGCAATGGCTGTGCTCTGAGTCTCCAGtaggtttatttatttgtctgtgtgtgtgtgtactgcaGAGCTTGGTCTGAATGCAGAGGTGACAGAGTTGTTAAATGAGTGTGAGCAGCCGGGTTTGGTCCAGAGTCTGCTGCTGCCCGAGGATCTGGCTCTGCGACACCTACCTGCGCTCAACGTAGCTCACCGCCGCCTTGATTTTACTCGCCGCAACCCCTCCCTCAGTCCCCTACAGGAGGTAAACACGCATTCAGATTCACAATACTGAGTGTTTGCAAATGTTTATTGTGGATTGAGAgcactggaaaacacaaaagaaattaTCTGTACTgtacaaatattcagtttggtACAAATGTGTCTTATGAGTTCTGCTCATTCTATGcttgtttgctttatttcagCACCACAGAGATCATACGATGGACATTGTGTATTATCCTATCAGATAAAACCATTTTCATTGTAGAAAATCTCAAGAATTACTGACATTTCTGGAAAAACTACAGCAGAATGAAGTCTCAGTTGATCTTAAAAGCTTTTTCCCTGTGCATTACATTGTGGAGGTGACAAGTGAATTATTTGCATTGCTActattttgcagtatttataACAGATTTCATAAAGTTACCTCAATAAGTGAGACTGGAGATTAAATTATTAGCTAATCCGCCaatacatagattacatgtccACTATTTTGTTTGGGGATTAACTGTTTAATCTGTTTGTCTTTACTCTATGTGATAGTGAGCCAGTAGTTTTTCTACATAGAATTTAGGCACCTCCGAAAGAGGTTTTAAccatcaacaaaacaaaatcaccaCTGCCGAAATTCTGAGAATAAAAATACATAGATATTTTCctaacatttttaaatacaacaTACTCAAGCATAATAGATATTGTTGCTTataaaatagtcaaaaataacCGTAAAATGCATAAATTTCTGTCAAATAGGGTAACACTTTACTGTGCACTGACAAATCAAGCTTATTTTCATTCAGACACGCACAGGACTATTCTGAGCCAGGAAAACCACTGAAACTAAATATATGATTACCCTGTAGCTTGAAGAAATTACAGTGcacatttttattactttatagTGCAAACAGTATATAATTCATTGAGAAATCAATCAGCCAATAAGTTAATGTCTTCTAAGCAAATCCTTTTTGTCAACTTAAAGTGTTTTACTggctctgtttctgtttttgctgaTAAATCACGATGTTCTGCACCATCTGCAGTGTTAAAATGTGTAATAACTGGCATGTGGCTGTGCCCACTGAACAAGTATGCAGTGAAGACAGATGACAATTACAGTGCTTAAAATGTAGagaaatatatatgtaaaagtGATATGAAGTTGATTCCGATGGAACATTTTGTATTCAGATatacatgttttaaaatgaaaacatttgctTCCTTCTGTTCTTTCAGTGCGTGGTGCGAGTGTGTTGCATTCGCAGTTTTGGCCACTTCCTGACAAATCTCCAAGGCAACGTGCTGCACTTCAACCCAGAAGCGGGCATCTTCACCAGCATTAGCCAGTCCGAGCAGGATAATCTGGTGCAGCAGGCCAAAGCCCAGTTCCGAATGGTGAGCGACATCTGAACAGAACCACAGGGAGCCTGCATTCAATTTTTCATTAGTTGTCACatagacagtaaaaaaaatgatggcATTGTGTAACTGCTGACCTaaatatgtgtgaaaaatgtttaattaatgaccTGGAACCGAAATGGTTTTTACATGTGTGCAAAGAAACTGTCCCATTTGATGTTGACTCTGCTTGGTTTATCTTTATTTGTCCAGGCTGAAGAGGAGGCTCGTCGAAATCGCTTAATGAGGGATATGGCCCAGCTTCGACTACAGGTTTTTATTATCGCTCTGTCCACTGAGCGTTTAccctgtttgtgtttctctttgaaATTTGTGCACAGATACAGTATAGACACAGCTGTGCACTGATACAGTCATCATTGTCAAAAGTCCCTAGTTTTGTTGAAAAAATACATAAGCTGTCTTGTTTATGAGTATGgaaattacttaaaatgtaTAGAGAGAGCTTGGGAATCAAACGATCCGATAGCCCAGTGGTTAAAGTAGATGCCACATGGGTGCTAATGCCCTGCAGTAAGTCCTCATCTTGATTCCTGAGTAGCTTGGACCCTTGCTGcatgttttgtctttctctcGCTACTGTGACCACCCAATTAAGgcaaaaatgccagaaaaatatgtttaaagagaagaaaaatctTAGAAAGATATTGTCGTTTCTTTTTCTGAAGCCACTTTCATTTTGatgttgtaaaaaaatgttttcttgaaGTGACATGGTTGTAATGGCATGATCCTAAAACAGCCAACATCAATCTAAACCTCAGCAATCCTGAAATCATATTTCTGTTGCCATAAAATCCACATcatctttcatttttctcaaaTCATCAAGTGTTGggtctctttttctgtctctttgcagttggaGGTGTCACAGCTAGAGGGCAGCCTTCAGCAGCCTAAAGCCCAGTCATCCATGTCTCCCTACCTGGTGCCAGACACAGCTGCTCTCTGCCAGCATCTGAACCTCATCCGGCAGCTGGCTGGAAGC from the Acanthochromis polyacanthus isolate Apoly-LR-REF ecotype Palm Island chromosome 12, KAUST_Apoly_ChrSc, whole genome shotgun sequence genome contains:
- the smg5 gene encoding nonsense-mediated mRNA decay factor SMG5, translated to MSGPGQDSEPEAKVLLIKRLYRAVVESVHKLDVIIGSKSSYREVFKPENISLRNKLRELCVKLMFLHPVDYGRKAEELLWRKVYYEVIQVIKTNKKHIHSRSALECAYRTHLIAGVGFYQHLLLYIQSHYQLELQDCIDWTHVTDPLIGRKKPVSATPKEMEWAQMACHRCLVYLGDLARYQNELAGVEAEQLAERFYHQALSVMPHVGMPFNQLGTLAGSKFYNVEATYYYLRCIQSDAPFEGAYGNLKRLFDKAAKMYHQVKKQEMKKLSPSRQRSKDIKRLLVSFMYLQSLLQPKNSLMETELTSLCQSVLEDFNLVLFYLPPPTHGAAHHSPSEEDEEQQQQQQQHTDSSCPVLPDTLIFKMVVTCLMVVHSLKRGGSKQYSASIAFTLALFSHLVNHVNIRLQAELEEAESQVPPLHTDAADDLDTRDSSAPLTDPSNERPLQNGSLEQEDEEEKDEDGCERVGTKKHTSVEEQHKMEEEKQRQKKKYTRLSRLRRRRCARKDARGEDESDLSEGFESEDDEEEDEERRSRTDSTSGTTTETPLNPSSVRKESKRDPLGEEGSWGSGSEEEEEEGGTAFDVETDSDMNSQESRSDLEDIEDTENSDNLEGQAREHQDEEEDEDQPKEDGGERDGDTPPTTNGPLAPSDSSISSNLQAMSSQLFQAKRCFRLAPTFSNMLLRPQASSSSGIPTPTDTSAPPSQETPPPPGDSSCDMNPGTANGTNENDLDSDSEGSQHSTQSVHSEKTLLEKLEILTNQGLIQVVKVFIDWLRTNTDIILMCAQSSQSLWNRLSVLLNLLPDGSKMLEAELGLNAEVTELLNECEQPGLVQSLLLPEDLALRHLPALNVAHRRLDFTRRNPSLSPLQECVVRVCCIRSFGHFLTNLQGNVLHFNPEAGIFTSISQSEQDNLVQQAKAQFRMAEEEARRNRLMRDMAQLRLQLEVSQLEGSLQQPKAQSSMSPYLVPDTAALCQHLNLIRQLAGSGCFIIIIPRTVIDGLDRLKKENAGARDGIRFLESEFRKGNRYIRCQKESGRSFERDKLKRQDIEAWHLYKMVDSCRQLTVSQSNGDEDTAGMVTILTGHQVEELCTQSAAMKAAIQAAGSAGMELKNIVEFYRQWKEIG